The genomic region CTTCGCCACCAACGCGACCGTCATCCTCGGCACGGAGCGGAGCGCATGAGCGCCGGGAAGCCCCTGCCGCCCATCGACGACGACACGCGGGCCTGGTGGGAGGGACTCCACCGCGGCGTGCTGCTGCTCCAGCGCTGCCGCGGCTGCGGGCATGTCCAGGTCCATCAGCGCGCCATGTGCGGCCGCTGCCTGGGAGGCGACCTCGAGCACCGCGAGGCCTCGGGCGAGGGGACGATCTACTCCTTCAGCACCGTCTACCGCCCGCCGTCGCCCGAGTTCAAGGACGACGTGCCCTACACCGTGGTGCTGGTGGAGCTCGCCGAGGGTCCCCGGATGCTCAGCACCCTGGTGGATGCCCCGCCGGAGACGGTGAGGATAGGCCAGCCTGTCCGGATCGTCTATGACCGCCTGACGGACACGGTCACGCTGCCGCGCTTCCGCCCGCTGGCCGCCGGCGCCGTCCGGCCCTGAGCACGCTCCTCCCCAAGCCCATCCTCACGCCGGCCCTGATCGGCGCGGCCAGCCTCGCGGGTTGCCGCTGGGGCCCAGGGGTGAGCGCAGCGGGCCACTGTCCGCACTGCGGAACTCAGGCTAGCCCCACCCCAGGGACTTCTTGGCATCGGCACTCATCAGCTCGGGGCTCCAGGGCGGATCCCAGACGAATTCCACCCGGACCTGCTCGACAGCATCGAGCTTCCCGACGATTCGCTCCACCTCCTGAGCCAGATAGTCCCCGACCGGGCAGCCCGGCGAGGTCGTCGTCATCTTGATCCGCACGACGCCGGCCTCGATCCCCACGTCATAGACGAGCCCCAGGTTGACCACGTCCACGGGAATCTCCGGGTCGTAGACGTGCTTCAAGGCCTCCAGAACCGCTGCCGTCGTGGGCGCCATCGCTCAGGCCTCCGGCCCGAGCCTCACGGCCCGGGCGCTATTGACCAGGAAGAGGACAATCGCCAGCACATTGGCGAGGCCGCTCCATGCCGGCGCAAGCATCGGGAGGCCGAGGTCGCCCCCGACCCGGGCCAGCACCGAGAGGTGAAGCAGTGCCCAGTGAGCGTAGAACGCCCGGCGAAACGGCAGGGCGACGCCCAGCACGGACGGCAGGATGATCGGAGCGTGGCCAAAGATCATGGAGAAGACGAAGCCCAGGAAGATGGAATGGAGCATGGCATCGTAGAAGGGGCCGGCGATGAATCGATCGGCGAAGCCGAGCCACAGCAGGCCGCCGACCCCGAGCCAGCCATAGCCGGTGAGCATCGAGAGCGCCATGTAGCGCGGGAGCCCCGACTGGCGCAGCGTGCGCCAGGCGATATCGTTCCGGAGGAGCCACACGGCCAGCGCGAGCAGGCCGATGCCGCTCAGCCGGACGCCGAGTTCCGGGGCGGAGAGATCGCCCAGGAGGCCCAGGACGAACACTCCGCCTGCCGCGAGAAACCCCGCGCGACTCCACGCCCCGAGGCGCATCAAGCGCGAGAGCTCCAGGCGCTCTCCGGCGATGGTCAGGACCAGAAAGCCGATCCACCACGAGGCCACCCGATGGAGCGGGGCGCCCCAGTGCCAGACCAGCGTCCCCGCGAGCCAGCTCACGGCGCCCAGCC from Candidatus Rokuibacteriota bacterium harbors:
- a CDS encoding Zn-ribbon domain-containing OB-fold protein, whose product is MSAGKPLPPIDDDTRAWWEGLHRGVLLLQRCRGCGHVQVHQRAMCGRCLGGDLEHREASGEGTIYSFSTVYRPPSPEFKDDVPYTVVLVELAEGPRMLSTLVDAPPETVRIGQPVRIVYDRLTDTVTLPRFRPLAAGAVRP
- a CDS encoding metal-sulfur cluster assembly factor produces the protein MAPTTAAVLEALKHVYDPEIPVDVVNLGLVYDVGIEAGVVRIKMTTTSPGCPVGDYLAQEVERIVGKLDAVEQVRVEFVWDPPWSPELMSADAKKSLGWG